A single genomic interval of Lacrimispora sphenoides JCM 1415 harbors:
- a CDS encoding 3D domain-containing protein, with translation MSKTNRIHWFLGTLLMMTFILISAWNVLAAQTAGIIDNADENNVRGWALNCSDPNSAAEVKIVITNQSNGQVVAELTTTASKYREDLVSNGTGNYGFEMPVPWSSYGDGTYLIEAYTGGQKLSGTRVHGVGAAAAASLQNSTSNLRSLGAFKTTAYCPCRKCSGGWGGRTSTGTIAAANHTISVDPRVIPYGSRIMINGVVYTAEDCGGGVKGNHIDIFFNTHGETRAYGTRSAEIYLVQ, from the coding sequence ATGAGTAAAACAAACCGAATTCACTGGTTCCTCGGAACCTTACTAATGATGACATTTATCTTGATAAGTGCATGGAACGTTTTAGCGGCCCAAACGGCAGGTATTATTGACAATGCTGATGAGAACAACGTCAGGGGCTGGGCCCTAAACTGTTCTGATCCAAACTCTGCGGCAGAAGTAAAGATTGTCATTACCAATCAGTCTAACGGACAGGTCGTAGCAGAACTAACCACCACCGCCTCCAAGTACCGGGAGGATCTTGTATCAAACGGAACCGGTAATTACGGTTTTGAAATGCCGGTTCCCTGGAGTTCCTACGGAGACGGCACCTATTTGATAGAGGCCTATACAGGAGGTCAGAAGCTTTCCGGCACCAGAGTACATGGAGTAGGTGCTGCCGCTGCAGCAAGTCTTCAAAACAGCACCTCCAATCTTCGTTCCCTGGGAGCTTTTAAAACTACGGCCTACTGCCCTTGCCGCAAATGTTCCGGAGGCTGGGGAGGACGTACCAGCACTGGAACCATTGCGGCCGCAAACCATACCATATCTGTTGATCCAAGGGTCATTCCTTACGGCAGCCGCATCATGATAAACGGAGTTGTCTATACAGCGGAGGATTGCGGAGGCGGAGTCAAAGGGAACCACATTGATATATTCTTCAATACTCATGGTGAAACCCGTGCTTATGGCACCAGGAGTGCAGAAATCTATCTCGTTCAGTAA